A genome region from Desulfurispora thermophila DSM 16022 includes the following:
- a CDS encoding sigma 54-interacting transcriptional regulator, with product MSEIKIGVVSTYPELSRQIMALAAERQLQVELREGVLQEGVRQARQLERQGVDVIISRGPTGRMIKKAVSLPVALIDITSFDILQALHAARKLGRRIAYLGHRVHDFTPDFASITEILAVDVQCYPYSNEYEMNCQVARILDEGATEVVVSTGQCILEMSRRSGLKAVLVQSGYETVYSSLERARELARSVQQEQRRWQRFRSVLELTSDGILVLNENRQVSFLNPAGEKLLGVDAGSVLGRHVDELRQTVLGPLLQGGKVSDVLKTVGKKQFLVSSLPILLKDKEQGAVITFQSADRIQVLEHNLRRQLFKKGLVARYTFADIIGESPLLHQAVRQAKKFAAAKATVLICGESGTGKELFAQSIHNESSRSRGPFVAVNCAALPENLLESELFGYEEGAFTGAKKGGKVGLFEMAHGGTIFLDEIGELPLPVQARLLRVLQEREIMRLGSDRIIPVDVRVIAATNYNLAREVKAGRFRSDLYHRLEVLGLELPPLRARKEDIGLLARHFVRQLSLQEGKSVPQLNAPALDRLKRYDWPGNIRELQNVILKYVLLIEEGQDPAELVERLIGEKLQLRNQSAVTGAGETITLRIGRLEDMEREVIRYLKSTGRSSAEIARLLGTSRTTLWRKTRA from the coding sequence GTGTCCGAGATCAAGATCGGTGTCGTTTCTACATATCCGGAACTGTCCAGGCAAATAATGGCCCTGGCTGCCGAACGACAGCTGCAGGTGGAACTGCGCGAGGGGGTTTTGCAGGAGGGCGTGCGGCAGGCCCGCCAGCTGGAGCGGCAGGGTGTGGACGTGATTATCAGCCGGGGTCCCACCGGCCGGATGATCAAAAAGGCCGTCTCTCTGCCGGTGGCCCTGATCGACATCACTTCTTTCGACATCCTGCAGGCCCTGCATGCGGCCAGAAAGCTGGGACGGCGGATTGCCTACCTGGGCCACCGCGTACATGATTTCACGCCCGATTTCGCCAGCATTACGGAAATACTGGCGGTGGATGTACAGTGTTACCCCTACAGCAATGAGTATGAAATGAACTGCCAGGTGGCCAGAATCCTGGACGAGGGTGCGACCGAGGTGGTGGTCAGCACCGGCCAGTGCATACTGGAAATGTCCAGAAGATCCGGCCTGAAAGCCGTGCTGGTGCAATCGGGTTATGAAACTGTTTACAGCTCCCTGGAGCGGGCCAGGGAACTGGCGCGCAGTGTGCAGCAGGAGCAGCGGCGCTGGCAGAGGTTTCGCTCGGTGCTGGAGCTGACCAGCGACGGCATCCTGGTTTTAAATGAAAACAGGCAGGTTTCATTTTTGAACCCGGCCGGGGAAAAGCTGCTGGGAGTAGATGCGGGCAGTGTGCTGGGCCGGCATGTGGACGAGTTGCGCCAGACCGTGCTGGGGCCGCTGCTGCAGGGCGGCAAAGTCAGCGATGTGCTCAAAACTGTGGGTAAAAAACAGTTTCTGGTGAGCAGCCTGCCCATCTTGCTCAAGGACAAGGAGCAGGGAGCGGTGATCACCTTCCAGAGCGCCGACCGCATTCAGGTGCTGGAACACAACTTAAGGCGGCAGCTGTTTAAAAAGGGCCTGGTGGCCCGCTACACCTTTGCCGACATCATTGGTGAAAGCCCGCTCCTGCACCAGGCCGTCCGGCAGGCCAAAAAGTTTGCCGCGGCTAAAGCTACGGTGCTGATCTGCGGCGAGAGCGGCACGGGCAAGGAACTTTTTGCCCAGAGCATTCACAATGAGAGCAGCCGCAGCCGGGGGCCTTTTGTGGCGGTCAACTGCGCCGCTCTGCCGGAAAACTTGCTGGAAAGCGAGCTTTTCGGTTATGAGGAGGGCGCTTTTACCGGGGCCAAGAAGGGCGGCAAGGTGGGCCTTTTTGAGATGGCCCACGGCGGCACCATTTTTCTGGATGAGATTGGCGAACTGCCTCTGCCGGTGCAGGCCAGGCTGCTGCGCGTGCTGCAGGAAAGGGAGATCATGCGCCTGGGCAGCGACCGGATTATTCCGGTGGATGTGCGGGTGATTGCGGCCACCAACTACAACCTGGCCCGGGAAGTGAAAGCCGGCCGGTTTCGCAGCGACCTGTACCACCGCCTGGAGGTGCTGGGCCTGGAACTGCCCCCGCTCAGGGCCAGGAAAGAGGATATTGGACTGCTGGCCCGGCACTTTGTCCGGCAGCTTTCTCTGCAGGAGGGCAAATCCGTGCCCCAGCTCAATGCTCCGGCCCTGGACAGGCTGAAAAGATACGACTGGCCGGGCAATATCCGGGAACTGCAGAATGTGATCTTGAAATATGTGTTGCTGATCGAGGAAGGGCAGGATCCGGCCGAGCTGGTGGAGCGCCTGATAGGCGAAAAGCTGCAGCTGCGCAACCAGTCTGCTGTTACCGGTGCCGGGGAAACCATTACCCTGCGCATTGGCCGGCTGGAGGATATGGAACGCGAGGTAATCCGCTATCTTAAATCCACCGGACGAAGCTCCGCCGAGATTGCCCGTCTGCTGGGCACCAGCCGCACCACCCTGTGGCGCAAGACCAGGGCGTAG
- a CDS encoding 3-hydroxyacyl-CoA dehydrogenase family protein: MLPGSVMNLPVQNICVVGAGNMGHQIALSAALAGFQVMCTDIDPQILARAENFADTYLKERVTKGRLNEEQARAARNRIAFTGNLEEAAREADLVIEAVVEKLAVKRQLFARLDAICPAHTILATNSSYIVSSKIADATGRPEKVCNMHFFNPALVNKLVEVVKGPHTAAETAETMLEVAGRMGKVPVLLQKEIYGFLVNRIVAAIKNEAIYLYDMGVASYEDIDTAVVQALGHPMGPFRLMDLTGIDLTYHVGMERYQETGDPRYKPSPLIVEKYLKGEWGRKTGRGFYEY; encoded by the coding sequence ATACTACCGGGGAGTGTGATGAACTTGCCAGTACAGAATATCTGCGTGGTGGGGGCGGGCAATATGGGGCACCAGATCGCCCTGAGCGCCGCCCTGGCCGGATTCCAGGTCATGTGCACCGATATTGACCCGCAAATTCTGGCCAGAGCGGAGAACTTTGCCGATACCTACCTGAAGGAGCGGGTGACCAAAGGTCGCCTGAATGAAGAACAGGCCCGGGCGGCCCGGAACAGGATAGCCTTTACCGGCAATCTGGAAGAAGCGGCCCGGGAGGCCGATCTGGTGATTGAGGCGGTGGTGGAAAAGCTGGCGGTCAAGCGGCAGCTCTTTGCCCGGTTGGACGCCATCTGCCCTGCGCATACCATTCTGGCCACCAATAGTTCGTACATTGTCAGTTCCAAAATTGCCGATGCCACTGGCCGGCCGGAAAAGGTCTGCAACATGCACTTTTTCAACCCCGCCCTGGTGAACAAGCTGGTGGAAGTGGTGAAGGGGCCGCACACAGCGGCCGAGACGGCCGAGACCATGCTGGAAGTGGCCGGCCGTATGGGCAAAGTCCCGGTGCTGTTGCAAAAAGAAATATATGGCTTTCTGGTCAACCGCATTGTAGCCGCTATTAAAAACGAAGCCATCTATTTGTACGACATGGGTGTAGCCTCCTACGAGGACATTGACACCGCGGTGGTGCAGGCGCTGGGACATCCCATGGGGCCCTTCCGCCTGATGGACCTGACCGGCATTGACCTGACCTACCATGTGGGTATGGAGCGCTACCAGGAGACCGGTGACCCCAGGTACAAGCCCTCGCCACTGATTGTGGAGAAATACCTGAAAGGGGAATGGGGGCGCAAAACCGGCCGGGGATTTTACGAGTATTAA
- a CDS encoding acyl-CoA dehydrogenase family protein, producing MDFTIPEEIMEMKRTLREFVDKEVDAYGQQIEEEDKIPEHLLAKARDMGLFGMSIPEEYGGLGLSMLERCLLLEELGRTNMGFTTYIGAHTGIGSTGIVEMGSEEIKRKYLPAMAAGEKLGAFALTEPEAGSDASNMKTTAVLKGDKWILNGSKHFITNAPDADVFTVIAVTDRSKGTRGGYTAFVVEKDFPGFSVGTVEKKMGLRGSHTAEIIFEDCEVPRENVLGEVGRGYAGALKILSKGRVALAARCVGACDKLVELSAKYAQQRVQFGKPIASFQAIQWMLAEMAADTEASRALTWRVAWMVDQGLPVYKEGPIAKMFVTEALARVVDKAVQIHGGMGYMKEFPVERFYRDARITRIYEGTNEIQRMIIAGQLLKEFEL from the coding sequence ATGGATTTTACCATTCCGGAAGAAATCATGGAAATGAAGCGCACACTGCGCGAGTTTGTGGACAAAGAAGTAGATGCCTACGGGCAGCAGATCGAAGAGGAAGACAAAATACCCGAACACCTGCTGGCCAAAGCCAGGGACATGGGCCTGTTCGGTATGAGCATCCCCGAGGAGTACGGCGGGCTGGGCTTGAGCATGCTGGAGCGCTGCCTGTTACTGGAGGAACTGGGCCGCACCAATATGGGCTTCACCACCTACATCGGTGCCCACACCGGCATTGGTAGCACGGGCATCGTGGAAATGGGCAGTGAGGAAATAAAGCGCAAATATCTGCCGGCCATGGCCGCCGGGGAAAAGCTGGGGGCCTTCGCCCTCACCGAGCCCGAAGCCGGATCGGACGCCAGCAATATGAAAACCACCGCCGTGCTCAAGGGCGACAAATGGATCCTGAACGGCAGCAAACACTTCATCACCAACGCGCCCGATGCCGATGTGTTTACTGTAATTGCCGTTACCGACCGTTCCAAAGGTACCCGGGGCGGCTACACTGCCTTTGTGGTGGAAAAGGACTTCCCCGGCTTTTCCGTGGGCACGGTGGAAAAGAAAATGGGCCTGCGCGGGTCGCACACCGCCGAGATTATCTTTGAAGACTGCGAAGTGCCGCGGGAAAACGTGCTGGGCGAAGTAGGCCGGGGCTATGCCGGCGCTTTGAAAATCCTGAGCAAAGGCCGGGTGGCCCTGGCCGCCCGCTGTGTGGGAGCCTGCGACAAGCTGGTGGAACTGTCGGCCAAATACGCCCAGCAGCGGGTGCAGTTCGGCAAACCCATCGCCAGCTTCCAGGCCATCCAGTGGATGCTGGCCGAGATGGCCGCCGACACCGAAGCGTCCCGCGCTCTGACCTGGCGGGTGGCCTGGATGGTGGACCAGGGGCTGCCGGTGTACAAGGAGGGTCCCATTGCCAAGATGTTCGTTACTGAAGCGCTGGCCCGGGTAGTGGACAAGGCGGTGCAGATCCACGGCGGCATGGGTTATATGAAAGAGTTTCCGGTGGAGAGATTTTACCGCGATGCCCGCATCACCCGCATTTATGAAGGAACCAACGAAATCCAGCGCATGATTATAGCCGGTCAGCTGCTCAAGGAGTTCGAGTTGTAG
- a CDS encoding thiolase domain-containing protein yields MQEVAIVGAGQTRYGDFPELGVKELFALAYREMLKSVDRGLDPQQIQAAYIGCLSAGSGFQLGQLAPLLMGHVGLPHIAAVRVENACASGGYALYSAACAVAAGKYDLVLAAGVEKMRDVSSAKGRYWLGVSGDTEYERLAGSTFAGIYALMAARYMHQYGLKREHLSMVAVKNHRHALDNPKAQFRKEITLEDALRGAPVAHPFNIWDCSPTSDGAAVVLLCNARIARSFTDRPVYLKGFAVASDYLAIHDRDSITGLAATRRAAAAAYQQAGVKPADISFAEVHDCFTIAEIMAYADLGFCREGEAWRLLEEGTTRREGRLPVNNSGGLKAKGHPIGATGVGMAVEIFSQLRGEAREPSRQLKNPGLALSHNVGGSGGTAAVFIYRGGA; encoded by the coding sequence ATGCAGGAAGTGGCCATTGTTGGTGCCGGGCAGACCCGCTACGGCGATTTTCCCGAACTGGGGGTGAAGGAACTCTTTGCTCTGGCCTACCGGGAAATGCTGAAAAGTGTGGACCGGGGGCTGGACCCGCAGCAGATTCAGGCCGCCTACATCGGCTGTTTGAGTGCCGGCAGCGGTTTCCAGCTGGGACAGCTGGCTCCGCTGCTGATGGGGCATGTGGGCCTGCCCCATATTGCCGCTGTGCGGGTGGAAAATGCCTGCGCTTCGGGGGGTTACGCCCTGTACAGTGCGGCCTGCGCGGTGGCGGCCGGCAAGTACGACCTGGTGCTGGCGGCCGGGGTGGAAAAGATGCGCGATGTGTCCTCCGCCAAGGGCCGGTACTGGCTGGGGGTTTCGGGCGACACCGAGTACGAGCGCCTGGCCGGCTCCACTTTTGCCGGCATATACGCGCTCATGGCGGCCAGATACATGCACCAGTACGGATTGAAAAGGGAGCACCTGTCCATGGTGGCTGTGAAAAACCACCGCCACGCCCTGGATAATCCCAAAGCCCAGTTTCGCAAAGAGATTACGCTGGAGGATGCTTTGCGGGGTGCACCCGTGGCCCATCCCTTCAATATCTGGGACTGCAGCCCCACCAGCGATGGAGCGGCAGTGGTGCTGCTGTGCAACGCCAGAATAGCCCGCAGCTTTACCGACCGGCCGGTTTACCTGAAAGGGTTTGCCGTGGCCAGCGATTACCTGGCCATCCACGACCGCGATTCCATCACCGGGCTGGCCGCCACCCGGCGGGCTGCCGCCGCGGCCTACCAGCAGGCGGGGGTGAAACCGGCGGATATTTCCTTTGCCGAAGTGCATGACTGCTTTACCATTGCCGAAATCATGGCCTACGCCGACCTGGGCTTTTGCCGGGAAGGAGAGGCCTGGCGCCTGCTGGAAGAGGGAACCACCCGCCGGGAAGGCCGCCTGCCGGTCAACAACAGCGGCGGGCTGAAGGCCAAGGGTCACCCCATCGGGGCTACCGGCGTGGGCATGGCGGTGGAGATCTTCAGCCAGCTGCGGGGCGAGGCCAGGGAGCCCTCCCGGCAGCTGAAAAACCCCGGGCTGGCCCTGTCCCACAATGTGGGCGGCTCGGGTGGTACGGCAGCGGTGTTCATTTACCGGGGGGGTGCGTGA
- a CDS encoding Zn-ribbon domain-containing OB-fold protein, which translates to MGAHISIPMYRRTVSRRYRLVGQKCLNCGRINFPPKAVCRYCLTGTEFEDVPLSGRGTVYSYTIIAGGGAPPEFADLARCRGSYPVALVELEEGPRIIAQLVETPPQNIYIGMPVEAVFRRIYEEEGVVRYGFKFRPQPAAEGGKT; encoded by the coding sequence ATGGGTGCCCATATCTCCATACCCATGTACCGCCGTACTGTGTCCCGGCGCTACCGGCTGGTGGGGCAAAAGTGCCTGAACTGTGGCCGGATTAACTTCCCGCCCAAGGCGGTCTGCCGCTACTGTTTAACCGGTACGGAATTTGAGGATGTCCCTTTAAGCGGCCGGGGGACGGTGTACTCATACACCATCATTGCCGGGGGAGGTGCGCCGCCCGAATTCGCCGATCTGGCCCGCTGCCGCGGTAGCTACCCCGTGGCGCTGGTGGAACTGGAAGAAGGCCCCCGCATTATTGCCCAGCTGGTGGAAACCCCGCCGCAGAACATCTACATCGGCATGCCGGTAGAGGCCGTGTTCCGGCGCATTTACGAGGAGGAAGGCGTGGTGCGCTACGGGTTCAAGTTTCGCCCGCAGCCCGCGGCGGAGGGAGGAAAAACATAG
- a CDS encoding MBL fold metallo-hydrolase — protein sequence MHYHYLNDCSNIFKFHNVGQGLFYTGQIGSFNFVYDCGSRSKKAIRESVDQYRKKLLLLQRPVQKPLIDLIVISHFDNDHVSGLDRLLELTTVNLVVIPYISPVERILLSLFSYRPEKWYFDFIIDPIHFLYAKGVKKIILITSGDKQKEDRDMHNDKQPDKDNLIIELEDVPKWQLERIIEEENVQTRNKWQEYIRNKKLAVKTHHGKIILPSRNTHENILGIYFLC from the coding sequence ATGCATTATCATTATCTAAATGATTGTTCAAACATCTTTAAGTTCCATAATGTGGGACAGGGACTTTTCTATACTGGCCAAATCGGCTCTTTTAATTTCGTATATGACTGTGGGAGCAGATCAAAAAAAGCCATCCGAGAATCAGTTGACCAATATCGCAAAAAGCTTCTTTTATTACAGCGACCAGTTCAGAAACCTTTAATTGATCTTATAGTAATATCTCATTTTGATAACGATCATGTGTCCGGTTTGGATAGATTACTAGAACTAACCACAGTAAACCTTGTGGTAATACCATATATTTCGCCCGTAGAAAGAATTTTATTATCATTATTCTCTTATCGTCCAGAAAAGTGGTATTTTGATTTTATCATTGATCCTATTCATTTTTTGTATGCCAAAGGCGTAAAAAAGATTATTTTAATCACATCAGGAGATAAACAAAAAGAAGACAGGGACATGCACAACGATAAACAGCCAGACAAAGATAATCTAATAATTGAATTAGAAGATGTACCAAAATGGCAACTTGAGCGCATTATCGAAGAAGAAAATGTACAAACACGGAACAAGTGGCAAGAATATATTCGCAATAAAAAATTAGCTGTAAAAACACATCACGGGAAAATTATACTGCCCAGCAGAAATACCCATGAAAATATTTTGGGAATTTATTTTTTATGTTAA
- a CDS encoding type II toxin-antitoxin system prevent-host-death family antitoxin, with protein MPNIKPISDLRNYNEVLRSIEEGSPVFLTKNGRGRYVVMDIQEYEKMHAKLKLLAELAQGEKAGRENGWLNIDELEASLGVANG; from the coding sequence ATGCCAAACATTAAGCCAATTTCCGATTTAAGGAATTATAATGAAGTATTGCGCAGCATAGAGGAGGGTTCACCGGTCTTTTTAACAAAAAATGGCCGTGGCCGCTATGTGGTTATGGATATACAAGAGTATGAAAAAATGCACGCAAAATTAAAATTGCTTGCTGAACTTGCTCAAGGGGAAAAGGCAGGGCGTGAAAATGGATGGCTAAACATTGATGAACTGGAAGCGTCCCTGGGGGTAGCGAATGGCTAA
- a CDS encoding type II toxin-antitoxin system RelE/ParE family toxin → MANLKISPKAHKDMLEIKEYISEELGNPTAAMNVLAKIAKRFRDLMEFPLIGASLSSVIKIETSYRYLVCGQYTVFYRYENDTVYVDRVLYGRRDFMRILFGDVAEEGKR, encoded by the coding sequence ATGGCTAATCTTAAAATCTCGCCCAAAGCGCATAAGGATATGCTGGAGATAAAAGAATACATCTCCGAAGAATTAGGTAATCCTACAGCAGCAATGAATGTACTGGCCAAAATCGCCAAACGATTCAGAGATCTTATGGAATTCCCGTTAATTGGAGCATCCTTATCCTCTGTTATTAAGATTGAAACAAGCTATCGTTATCTTGTATGCGGGCAATATACAGTTTTTTACCGTTATGAAAATGATACTGTATATGTGGACAGAGTGCTATATGGTAGACGAGATTTTATGCGAATCCTCTTTGGGGATGTTGCAGAGGAAGGTAAGCGTTAA
- a CDS encoding TetR/AcrR family transcriptional regulator produces MPLKLYTRKQILDACLAVFARHGYNNTSAAMLAEAAGISKALIFHHFKSKRELYLLVLHRCIEKVGQELALNILPEHEDFFAAIDEFSRLKLAYYQKYPDEYKVVQEAFYNPPDELKAEIDQRFGTWLAARDKMLEQLFSKVSLREGVERRQALELIKIVLDYMEEKYLAVLKADNNLDPGYWEGIIGEMNTFLTMIRYGIER; encoded by the coding sequence TTGCCTTTAAAACTTTACACCAGGAAACAGATTCTGGACGCCTGCCTGGCCGTGTTTGCCCGCCACGGTTATAACAATACTTCAGCTGCCATGCTGGCAGAGGCGGCCGGCATATCCAAGGCCCTGATCTTTCATCATTTTAAGAGCAAACGAGAGCTGTATCTGCTTGTTTTGCACCGGTGCATAGAAAAAGTCGGCCAGGAGCTGGCGCTTAACATCCTGCCGGAACACGAAGATTTCTTCGCCGCCATTGATGAATTCAGCCGATTAAAACTCGCATACTATCAAAAATATCCGGACGAATACAAAGTGGTGCAGGAAGCCTTCTATAATCCGCCGGATGAACTGAAGGCGGAAATTGATCAAAGGTTCGGTACGTGGCTCGCCGCCAGGGACAAAATGCTGGAACAATTATTCTCAAAAGTCTCGCTCAGGGAAGGAGTGGAGCGCAGGCAGGCCCTGGAACTGATCAAAATCGTGCTGGATTACATGGAAGAAAAGTATCTGGCGGTACTGAAAGCGGATAACAATTTGGATCCGGGATACTGGGAAGGCATCATCGGCGAGATGAATACCTTTTTGACTATGATCCGTTATGGAATAGAGCGGTAA
- a CDS encoding RNA polymerase sigma factor SigX — protein sequence MPQVINQKRSPGDNLSCPTSFQELFHTYYPAVLRQLYYLLGEKSAAEDLAQETFLRLYTSPPRDWQNPGGWLAKVATNLAYSYLRAEKSRQARENRLLDTAEDKIVSIDDLFMRQQEVRQVRSVLQQLAARDRLCLLLKFSGYSYREIACALEIKPGSVGTILARALERFRAEYQRQRGER from the coding sequence GTGCCCCAGGTTATTAACCAGAAGCGTTCCCCGGGGGACAACCTTTCTTGCCCCACCAGTTTTCAGGAACTTTTTCACACCTACTATCCGGCCGTGTTGCGCCAGCTGTATTATCTGTTGGGTGAAAAAAGCGCGGCGGAAGATTTGGCCCAGGAGACCTTTTTAAGGCTCTACACATCTCCGCCCCGGGACTGGCAGAACCCGGGCGGCTGGTTGGCCAAAGTGGCCACCAACCTGGCCTACAGCTACCTGCGGGCGGAAAAAAGCCGCCAGGCCAGGGAAAACAGGCTTTTGGACACAGCAGAGGACAAGATTGTTTCTATTGATGATTTATTCATGCGCCAGCAGGAGGTGCGCCAGGTGCGGTCTGTTTTGCAGCAACTGGCGGCCCGGGATCGCCTCTGTCTCCTGCTGAAATTTTCCGGTTACAGCTACCGGGAAATTGCCTGCGCCCTGGAGATCAAGCCCGGCTCGGTGGGCACCATTCTGGCCCGGGCCCTTGAGCGCTTCCGGGCAGAGTATCAAAGGCAGAGGGGGGAGCGATAA
- a CDS encoding anti-sigma factor family protein gives MCYNAGTLQAYLDGELPVAQKQEVEQHLQSCPRCREQLGRLEENLAFARSCLADYAVHVSRIPVQTGTAWQKLLAGEGVSDNNWRKGGTMLTRCKKAVTVAAGIALLGGAFSLQPVRGFAENLLQIFRVEKIQTVQVSADDLSQLRQHLEKSQGEFQLENLGEFKVAHRPQNSKLTLAAAQKQAAFPFRVIQGYEPYVEYVNKEGANQFSFKLRVDQANAILKALGGTYLLPEELNGREFTITLPDSYHTVYKDPQSQSTFTYTQMPAPELVVPRGVDVAALRQALLELPFLPDNLRRQLAAVQDWQHTALIPVMEGQAREVEVDGTRGVYFSGQGEAAGTGTLIWQKDGVSHMLHGHLSLEKCLELAEKLK, from the coding sequence ATGTGCTATAATGCCGGTACACTGCAGGCCTATCTGGACGGTGAACTCCCTGTCGCCCAAAAGCAGGAGGTGGAGCAGCATTTGCAGAGCTGCCCCCGTTGCCGGGAGCAGCTGGGGCGGCTGGAAGAAAACCTGGCCTTTGCCCGCTCCTGCCTGGCCGATTACGCGGTGCACGTATCCCGGATACCTGTCCAGACCGGGACGGCCTGGCAAAAACTGCTGGCCGGTGAAGGCGTTTCAGACAATAATTGGCGAAAGGGTGGTACAATGCTTACCAGATGCAAAAAAGCGGTGACCGTAGCGGCGGGGATAGCCCTGCTGGGCGGCGCTTTCAGTCTGCAGCCGGTACGGGGCTTTGCCGAAAACCTGCTGCAAATATTCCGGGTGGAGAAAATCCAGACCGTCCAGGTCAGCGCGGATGACTTGAGCCAGCTGCGCCAACACCTGGAAAAATCCCAGGGCGAGTTCCAGCTGGAAAACCTGGGCGAATTCAAGGTGGCCCACCGCCCGCAAAACAGCAAACTAACCCTGGCGGCAGCCCAAAAGCAGGCCGCATTTCCCTTCCGGGTCATCCAGGGTTATGAACCATATGTAGAATATGTAAATAAGGAAGGGGCCAACCAGTTCAGCTTCAAGTTGCGCGTGGATCAGGCCAATGCTATACTTAAAGCCCTGGGTGGCACATATTTGCTGCCGGAAGAATTAAATGGCCGGGAATTCACCATCACACTGCCCGACTCTTATCACACCGTGTATAAAGACCCGCAGAGCCAGAGTACTTTCACTTATACCCAGATGCCCGCCCCCGAGCTGGTTGTGCCCCGGGGGGTGGATGTGGCGGCCCTGCGCCAGGCTTTGCTGGAGTTGCCCTTTTTACCCGATAACCTGCGCCGCCAGCTGGCCGCGGTGCAGGACTGGCAGCACACTGCGCTGATCCCGGTCATGGAGGGGCAGGCCCGGGAGGTAGAGGTGGACGGTACCCGGGGCGTGTATTTTTCCGGCCAGGGCGAGGCTGCCGGTACCGGCACCCTGATCTGGCAGAAAGACGGCGTTTCCCACATGCTGCATGGTCATCTGAGCCTGGAAAAATGTCTGGAACTGGCGGAAAAGTTAAAGTGA
- a CDS encoding ABC transporter ATP-binding protein: MVIETYNLTKQYNGKGGCQDVCLSVPEGQIFGFLGPNGAGKSTFVKVLVGLLFPTAGKAWLLGRPLGDREARRQMGFLPENFRYHPWMTGQDLLRFHAALYGMPPDKVRRRIGEVLELVGLRGFEKQRVGTYSKGMQQRIGLAAALLPDPRLLFLDEPTSALDPLGRREVREIIRELARQGKTIFLNSHLLSEVEALCRQVAIINRGRIVAAGRVDELLKGRVEVVLQVGNPHRALLEALESYGENMTVQGNRIALSLKSREQIPALSELVVKQHGLLYELTVKNSLEEIFVQLVREGES; this comes from the coding sequence ATGGTTATAGAAACCTACAACCTCACCAAACAGTACAATGGTAAAGGCGGTTGCCAGGATGTTTGCCTCTCGGTTCCCGAGGGGCAAATCTTTGGCTTTCTGGGACCCAACGGCGCCGGCAAGAGCACCTTTGTCAAGGTGCTGGTGGGACTGCTTTTTCCCACCGCCGGCAAGGCCTGGCTGCTGGGCCGGCCCCTGGGCGACCGGGAAGCCAGACGGCAGATGGGCTTTTTGCCGGAAAACTTCCGCTATCACCCCTGGATGACCGGCCAGGACCTGCTGCGCTTTCATGCCGCTCTGTACGGGATGCCGCCTGACAAAGTCCGCCGCCGCATTGGGGAAGTGCTGGAACTGGTGGGCCTGCGTGGTTTTGAAAAACAGCGGGTGGGCACCTACAGCAAGGGCATGCAGCAGCGCATCGGTCTGGCTGCCGCCCTTTTGCCCGACCCCCGGCTTTTGTTTCTGGATGAGCCCACCTCGGCCCTGGATCCCCTGGGTCGGCGGGAAGTGCGGGAAATCATCCGGGAACTGGCCCGGCAGGGCAAAACCATTTTTTTAAACAGCCATCTTTTGAGCGAGGTGGAGGCCCTGTGCCGGCAGGTGGCCATTATCAACCGGGGGCGCATTGTGGCGGCGGGCCGGGTGGACGAGCTGCTCAAAGGCCGGGTGGAAGTGGTGCTCCAGGTGGGCAATCCCCACCGGGCGCTGCTGGAAGCTCTGGAAAGTTATGGGGAGAATATGACTGTACAGGGCAACCGGATTGCTTTGAGCCTGAAAAGCCGCGAGCAAATCCCGGCCTTAAGCGAACTGGTGGTCAAACAGCACGGTCTGCTTTATGAGCTGACGGTGAAAAACTCTCTGGAGGAAATTTTTGTGCAGCTGGTGCGGGAGGGGGAAAGCTAA